tttccaaatatttttgaaaaatattcCAAATAATTAGCTTTTCAGTCGGTGTTAACCAGATTATGCTGCTttacagataaaaaataatcacatttattatgaaaaaaatatttttatatcagggcttttaaaatgataaaacactCTTTCCTCCAAACCCTGAAACATTTACCATACAGTATACCCAATGCTGTTCTCACTTCGGTGTGAACAGCTTAACAGTTATTTCCATACTGACAgggtatataaaaaagaaaggagaaacattaaaagttTCCCTCATGCTctcacatttgcatgtgcaagTCAGAGGAAAACAATTGTTTTCTGTACAGAGAGAAGATGACACAAATCTTGATTAACATAAAGCACAACActccctttcactctttctgtgACGCAGGActgaaacatattttacatatataacAGATATAGTTATcttcaaatataaaaatgcctGCAACGGATTCTTGTAACAGATTGTGAGTGAGAGATCTGTCTGCTTCAAGTGCACAGTTTAAAAAAGCACattcataatcatcaaaatcaaatcaaaggcaagactgtgttttttttacggTTGTCAGGTGTGACAATTCAGTGCCGCCCCATCAGTGAGGGTGCTCCCAGTAAAAGTACTGAAGATGTATGCCGCCCATGACATACTTCAGGGCTGTTAACCCTTCCAAACAATGTCTTCCGAATAATACCTTGTTCTACTACTTCATGAGGATGGTGCTTGGCATGGGTAACGAAGAGGTTTTTAGGAGAGTCTCAGTAATTTTATCAATAAACTTTGAATTCTATTTCTCTGAATGAAGTCTCAGTCTAGATTTCCATGTAGACAAGCTCCTCCTTTGTCCAGATTACAACTGAGGACAACATTGACATCGGCGTGGGCCTTGTGACATCAGCTGTCTTGCTGAATGCATACATGTGCTGCCACCCATGTTTGCTCACTTTATCCAGTAATCTATTGGTACATCTGTGGATACCCCATCTATAGAATCAAGGAAATGGTGTAATAGATACAGGTAACTGATTACAGAGTTTTGTACATATTCTGCCCCAAAAATTATCTGAACACTCGTTGGAAAAACACATCTTTTGTTTAAAGGAGGCTAGGACAGTGATTAGCACGGTGTCCTTGCTCCTCTAGGGTCAGGGTATAATTCCTACTCGAGGTCTCagtatgtggagtttgcatgttctcatgggtttctctaagatagtggtacatgctggagctaatgatatacgcctttgtcagtcagaggttagtaagaataacttttcagtggtgtttaaattagcgaaggcgatgtccgatgaaatagtatgctctggtcccatcccaatgagacgtggcgacatagcttacagcaggttatggttgctaaaccgctggatgtccaggtggtgctctgaaaacaatGAGGGCTTCATtgacaattggaagacctttgagggcaaaattggcctgttagggcgggacggtgtccatcccactcgggaaggtgctgctctcatttcttgtagtatagctcatagtctcagaagaggcctagttaaccagtgacaatccagagcccaggccaagAAACAAACAGACAGGCTAAAACAactgtctgctagctgcatagagtcgtcacttagggttcactatattgagactgtgtctgttccccgagctaaacaaaaatttagaaagactcagaaagtctgttttaataatttaattaacattaattaacaagatattacaaactcgggtcatactgaatgcgcagctggcacctctgatctgaagctaggactgttaaatattagatataTAGCATCTAAAGCAGTAattattaacgaaactatcacagaccaggagtttgatatattatgtttaactgaaacctggattaaagaaaatgagtatgtagctctaaatgaagctagtcctcctggatacagctacatacaccagcctcggctaactggtaacttcgttatagcttagataatgaagctccagttaaaagaaaaatgattagagataagaaactcgttccttggtataatgaccacacacgcactctaaaacaaactgcTTGgtaattagaacgcaaatggcatcaaactaaattgttagttttccaaagagcatggaaggagagcatcctgaactatagaagagctctcagtgctgctagatcaatgtatctctccactcttatagaaaataacaaaaataatcctagatttttatttaataccatagctaaattaactaaaaacatgaccactgcagaaatctgcacaacaacaacatacagtagtgaggatttcatgaacttattcaataacaaaatcataaatattaggcaaaaaattcaggctttaaaaccagacaatttaagtgattcagatgataaattaatcacatcacatcagaacctagaatactttactccccttgaagcgagagaactaatttcacttatctcctattcaaaatcgtcaacctgtgaattagatcctataccgaaacattttcttaagcaatagttccagcaataacagaacccctgttgaaagtaattaactgttcactcagcagtgggtatgttcctaagtcccttaaattagcagctattaaaccactaatcaagaaacctgaccttgacccctttcagctttccaattacaggccgatatcaaacctcccctttatctctaaaattctagaaaaggtagtatcacagcagctatgtttcttatctacatagaaatagcattcatgaactgtatcagtcaggatttaggcctcatcacagcacacgacagcactcgttaaagtagtaaatgacatcctattggcctctgatcagggttgtcactatacttgttactcgacctcagtggagcttttgacactattgatcatagtattctcctccacagattagaaaatgtagtaggaattaagggaacggccctcttatggctcagatcctatttgactgatcgttatcagtttgtagatttagatgatgaccattcctcatgttctcaagttaagtttggtgttccacaaggttctgttttaggcccactgcttttttccctttctgggccacataatttgtaaacatggtattagttttcattgttatgctgatgacacacaagtatatgtttcagcaaaaccagatgagaaaaaccagtttactaaagttgagcaatgtgtgcaggacataagagattggatgttaattaatttccttctgcttaatctaaaagacagaagttctagtcataggaccacaagcagctagaagtaatcTTTCTGATCTCActatgattttaaatggcctttctgttccatcaagtgcaacagtaaaagacctcggtgtgttTATAGATtgcagtctttcatttgaagcacatgtagataatattaccaggatagcattctttcacctcagaaatattgccaagataagaaatatattgtcaacaaatgatgcagaaaaactagttcatggttttatcacgtctaggttgtattattgtaacgccttactgtctggttgttcaacaaggtgcttaaacaagcttcaattagtccagaatgcagcagctagagtcctcactagaaccagaagatacgagcacatcacccctatcttatccacattgcattggcttcctgggaaatttcgcatcgattttaaaatactactcttgacgtataaagcattaaatggtgttgccttaggtaaaggagcagatctgggggactcatggacgtagagtattaggtgaactagTGTGTTTAggtgctgtcttccccactctcattgatcactcaggtttgttgacggtgaggtgattggttgctttacatctctggaagccctcatgtctgtgtttccctctggctctcccttttagttatgctgttatagttagtcccgTCGGAGTCCctacttgcactctgcactactgtaaatatacattcaccttatacattgttcgactgtgaccatacctaactgttatctctccatctcttttgctctctccttttctgctctctcctctctctctctccatctctcctttttcctatacctatctctctgtcgagctatacatgtcgctcctgagctgccagtgattcagacctcctctgccctctggacctttctaactcatcctggagtcctgcttctggttggagacccatcacatggatgccctgtgtggtctgcctggaatgcgtgtgatggctctctctccatctctcctttttcctctacctatctcccTGTCTAGCTATACATCATCATGTctagcttgctcatcagggacagtcatatcattttgattcatacacatttacatttcatacaaacttaattcttttgattgtgtaaagctgctttgtgatgatgtaaattgttaaaagcgctatacaaataaaatttaatttaattgaatttaagtttgtatggaatgttaatatgtatgaattaaaatggtcagatagttcctggtgagcaagccgagggcatcagtggcaagaaaaaactccctgagatggtaataggaagaaaccttcagaggaaccaaactcaacagggaacccatcctcatttgggtaaaacaaaaagcagaaaTACTAGTATTTAACCATTGCAGTACTCTAAAAGATTGTTGTAGGCACATTTCCATGTTGTAGAGAGCACTGTTCAAGAGCAGAGTCTGCTAAAGTGGCTTATTGTATATCTCCCATGATGCGCTCATTTGTTTGATGGCTAGTGATTTCTGTTAGTTGTTAcattgtctctgtgtgtgatttaacATTGGATTCAaaggcatgtactgtacttcCAGCATGAATGGTTGTGCCAAGCAAAGATGATGTAATATGGAAGCAttaacaaagattaaaaaaatctttcatggCAGCCTCTAACCTAATTACTTTTGTGTAACATGTGGGTTAAGAAGAAACCACAAAAAACTCAAGTTGTGTACAGTACAATTCactattgtgtttattttgctttatcCATATTGATCTCTCAAGGAGAGATTTTGTGCTCTGATAGTTAGATTTGATTTGGTAGGTTAAACAGTATTAGTCATACAAGTTGTCCTTAATTTTCTAGGATTCCAATTGTATGGCATGGTAGTTAAAAGCAGTGGTGAAGATATTATTGTATTTGTAATAAGCTAAGATCCTAGATGAAGAGAACCATGAGTGACAGGAGatcaacaccaaaaaaaaaaaaaaaaatcaaagctcCTGGTTGATGAAATTCTGAGTAATTAAACTTGAAATTACATGGTGGTTCAGTAAGCATGTTTAACCTACTCTCCAGGATGTGGGGTTCAGACTTcagcttatgtgtgtgtgtgtgtgtgtgtgtgtgtgtgtgtgtgtgtgtgtgtgtgtgcgtggaaaCGGGATGTTCTCCCtctgctttgtgggtttcctctgagaaCTCACAAAACTCTGAGTTTTCcccctcccatagtccaaaggcatgctttgtaggctgattggcatttccaaattgcctacaGTATAGTGCGAGTAAGGTTGTGCTTATGCCCTGTGCTCCATTCAGTGTGTCCTCAGCCTTGTGCCTTATTTGGATAGGTTGCCCTTGATAGGTTCCCTTTGCAGTGCTACACAGAATAAGCggtatgggaaaaaaaaaaaagatgtacccgaattactcttttttttttttggtttattttaataaatagtgtAGTAGATTTAAATCTGACAACAGCAGTATAATTCTTTCTCATTTCAGGCAGTATGGATGGAAGCAAGAACAGGTATAAACAGTTtgatttagaaataaaacatcTGTTCAGATGTATGTGCATTTATGGTAAGATTAATTATTAAGTCTAGGTATGTGTAAAAGGAATGGTGACAGGGAATGTTATAGAAACCAAAAGTACTGGATAATGTTTACATCGGCCGTGGTTGTAGGTGTATGTTGTATTCTGGAAGATATAGTTTGAATGTTCTTTCTGGGCACTGATGTAAAGCAGTCAACATACTGAAACAGCAGTTAAATTTacatgtcataaaaatatgaattaaaaattgATTGAACAGGTTACTTAGATCTAAGCAATTATTTAACATCAATGGATTTTGTCCAATAGTCTCTGTAGACCTTTCTGAATCTGtagagcaaaaaaagaaatcagttatGTTAGTAAGGGCTGCATTGCTACTCTCATATGTTTGACATGTCATACAGTTTCTGGAGAAGCAAGGACTTTTTATTTAGTAGGCCTAGTAAGTACCTTTTCCAGTTTCATAAGGTTAATTGACACAGCAGAGTAGACCCTATCCTCAGAGTATATGCTGTTGTATTCATCTCTATAATTGACACATAACATTAAACTGATTaagaatcttttattttatcattaggAAATAACTGGCCGTTCATAGATTTATTTTACCCATTATGAGTAAATTCAGCCATAGAGCCCAGAGAGTTCAATCTTTTTTCCAAAGATATGATTTTGAAAGCCATGTAACATGAAGACAAAATCAAAATGCTGATTCTGTAAGAGCAAAgcaaaacagaattaaaaaatgtaacttttcattttgtaaattttgtaattttttatatatttgtaatctTTAGATATTATCCTTTTTGGGCATATATAAGTTAAATAATTAGGAAAGATACTCACACAAATAGGTACACCATCAGTAAAACATTGAGCAAGCTTGGTCTCAGTGGTTTTCTGTCATAAACATTTCGATTTCCATGTTCTTATGGATGAAACAAAAGATAGCGTGTAATGGTctaatgtatatatgtataatgaatatatatatatatatatatactgttcaaaagtttgtggtcacttgcaaatttctttgtgatttatttcctacattctacaacaatactggggattttaaaactataaaataacacatatggaattaggtaattatgtaacaacaagaaaaacaacagttagttgttattttaagacacagaggtcagccttactgtaatagttcttacaagaactttattgtcaagtgcatttgcaaaatccgtcaagcaccataatgaaactggctcttatgaaggccatccccggagggcgagaccaaaacctacctctgctgcagacgagaagttcatttagagttatcagcctgaaaaatgatcaattaacagcacctcagattagaggcgttatgaagtctttacagagcagaagtagcagacagatctcaccattaactgttcaaaggagatgaatgcatttttttggacgttttcagcattcctttacaatgtagaaagaaattaaaatcaggaacgatcatggacagatgacggattttgcaaatgcacttgagaatactgttcttgcaagaactattacagaaaggctgacctctgtatcttaaaaaaacaaccaactgttgtttttgttattacataattacctaatcccatatgtgttattttatagttttgaaatccccagtattgttgtagaatgtagaaaataaatcactaaacagaaacaaagaaatttgcaagtgaccccaaacttttgaacggtagtgtatgtatatagtggaaccttggaatATAAGTAACTTGGTGTGATAGTGTTTTAACAAGTGTCTAGATTTTAACATGTTAAATGAGCGAGGTATTGATATATGAGAACTGTAGTAcgcatgcgctttgtctgccgagcgtcacatgaaaacaactgagccaatggttcttctctctttcactgtggaattgtgggtaatcatctcccatgctcagtctcaatGCGCATGCGTCACTCGTTTACGAGTGAGTACTGTGCGCGTGtgaactgtttactataacattgtgaccatgtgtgtgtttttgcatgtaaagcattttgttttcatttattttgtgtccaagtgtagtgactgttgtgtttgtgtgtgtgtgtgtgtgtgtgtgtgggtgccgAGTGTGTGGAGGTTGTCCTACCCAGTAGCCCCCCCGCTCCTGCTTCTGCTCTCTGGTCTAACACCagtcacgattctttttaaaggtaaagtgcaggttattttttttttcttttaaaatttgtattaatctttttatatgaatatttttgggcagtggaacgaatcatctatgtttttattatttcttgcgGGGAAATTAattttgatatatgagtgctttaataaacataaattatgctcacaatccaggGTCCCActgcatatacaatatatacagagtGAAAAGCATTAGAAAATACACTTTTAATTGAAATGTTgaaactaaagaaaataaacaaacctcTCATTTTCTCATACTCTGGAGAATCTGGAGAGTCTGAGCTACTGCTATATCCTAATTTTTGTCTCCTTTGAACCACTGGGCTATCGACATCTGACAGATCTGCTGAGAAATTCTGCCAATTAAGAAAACATAACAACTGTGTGATATTTAATTTGACAAATACACAATAGAATTTAGACCAGTGACAAAAACTGTTTATTGTTACCATGGGAAGTGTGGAGGGTGACACTGTGTAATTGCCATCTGCAGCGGAATTAGTTGGACTGTTTGCCAGACACTTGTCCTGTTATCAAATAAACACGAGATGTTAGCTATTACTAGCGATATATTAAATCTAGGtactataaaaatttaaaaacaattttgggTCAAACACTCACATCCAAATGGGTGCACACTGACATCagtattttgtatgttgtgtcTCGGGACAGGAACGAcacaaaaacatactgtacaacaattcaaatcttaattaaaatatgtcTTGCTTTGTTGTTCTTTACcagttaaataaaatcaagCTTACCCTTTCGTGTGCTGTGGCAATAATCAATGCATTTGGTACTAAGATGGCAGTTTTGGTTTTCTTTATTACTGATACAGACATAACTGGAATGATAATCTGGAACATATAATGATCTAAGAAAGGTTAATTATAAAACCGAATATAAATAAACCatctttacattaaataaaacagatgaACAGTAAGATCATGCAAtctacaaacacaaactaaaaaacaaacaaaaactatatatgtCAACTACcccaaaatacaaatattaagacaagaaatatgtttaaaagtgtaaaagctAAACATAATACTGTGCATAAGTATTAAAGCACCTAAGGAAAAAATGTTACAGTTGGTTAACCATTTTCAATTTCCAACGGAATGTAAAAACTAATGCAAACTATTCTAGCATTTAATAACATTTGGTACAGTATTTGTACTTTTCTGTAAATAGTATTTGATTACCTTGATGTCTTTCCCGAAGACGTTGGAATGGAAACAGATCCAGTTATCAGACACAAAAAGCCGCCCTTGATAAAGAATATCTTTCTGCAATGCACATGTGTAACCTGTGGACACAAAACATAATAGAGAGTGAATAAGTTACTATTTTACTAatagtatattataatatatattagtttattcATAATAATCTAAGGAAACACTGAAGACAAAATAAAGTCCTT
This region of Clarias gariepinus isolate MV-2021 ecotype Netherlands chromosome 9, CGAR_prim_01v2, whole genome shotgun sequence genomic DNA includes:
- the LOC128530686 gene encoding GRAM domain-containing protein 2B — encoded protein: MENLFTGDDSVPRSTTNAVRPTCSVLPSQQDEHLLQCHDTEIVREENSKRIIKTNVPISMDTESEILDRRGKLTRIRSKTFDPSFLSHVQSDIESKSERKKQQCYHFPRTNNQYHKIFKDISETELLKQSYTCALQKDILYQGRLFVSDNWICFHSNVFGKDIKIIIPVMSVSVIKKTKTAILVPNALIIATAHERYVFVSFLSRDTTYKILMSVCTHLDDKCLANSPTNSAADGNYTVSPSTLPMNFSADLSDVDSPVVQRRQKLGYSSSSDSPDSPEYEKMREHGNRNVYDRKPLRPSLLNVLLMVYLFVISILILSSCYMAFKIISLEKRLNSLGSMAEFTHNGDEYNSIYSEDRVYSAVSINLMKLEKIQKGLQRLLDKIH